In a genomic window of Styela clava chromosome 7, kaStyClav1.hap1.2, whole genome shotgun sequence:
- the LOC120327708 gene encoding uncharacterized protein LOC120327708 translates to MASNSINEYIFKLLVLFGIVHITLGSTACDVCVCQPTADAPFLTSCSNPNLTTVPDNIINTTKIFIANDGSIRNITAMDFAGLTLLEQLELNNNKISTIEDDSFKDLISLTTLKVASNALNQLSIASLNGLPNLTHLEINDNMITTVPDHVCSKLTSLQSLSAQDNEITTIGSQVLMGCDSLNHIDLSNNGITTIDEDAFKGLDSLATLDITGNKLTAFYSAWFVNKSSSINFKLDNNATWYCNVQMKDEYAKINRTHPSLLSCSNANGFCPLCDNFGGVRLTEIIITERTVTVSTTTVKGETEDPSATTACNNMTATCPGSGFKNRPDIFLLLVAMLMIILHR, encoded by the exons ATGGCAAGCAACTCGATCAACgaatacatattcaaattacTAGTGCTTTTTGGCATTGTACACATTACTTTGGGATCGACAGCATGTGATGTTTGTGTTTGTCAACCGACGGCGGATGCTCCGTTTCTCACGTCATGTTCAAACCCCAATTTGACAACGGTTCCGGATAATATTATAAACACAACCAAGATATTTATTGCGAATGATGGAAGCATTCGAAATATAACTGCAATGGATTTTGCAGGACTAACCTTACTTGAACAACTGGAACTAAACAACAACAAGATATCTACAATTGAAGATGATTCATTTAAAGATTTAATAAGCCTGACG ACACTCAAGGTTGCATCCAATGCTCTCAATCAACTATCCATAGCATCATTGAATGGGCTACCTAACTTAACACATTTGGAAATAAAT gATAACATGATCACAACTGTTCCAGATCATGTTTGCAGCAAACTCACATCATTACAATCACTGAGTGCACAAGATAATGAAATAACGACAATCGGATCACAAGTTCTTATGGGATGTGATTCTCTTAATCACATTGATTTATCTAATAATGGCATAACTACAATTGATGAAGACGCCTTCAAG GGTTTGGATAGTCTTGCTACATTGGACATCACAGGCAATAAGTTGACAGCATTTTACAGtgcatggtttgtgaacaaaTCATCCAGTATTAATTTTAAACTTGACAACAATGCTACTTGGTACTGCAATGTACAAATGAAGGATGAATATGCCAAGATCAATAGAACTCATCCAAGTCTTCTGAGTTGCAGTAATGCAAATGGGTTTTGTCCTTTGTGTGATAATTTTGGAG GAGTGAGACTCACGGAAATCATCATCACAGAAAGAACTGTGACTGTTTCCACCACAACAGTAAAAGGAGAAACAGAAGATCCATCTGCTACAACTGCTTGCAATAATATGACAGCTACCTGCCCAGGATCTGGCTTCAAAAACAGACCAGATATCTTTCTTTTACTTGTAGCTATGCTTATGATAATTCTTCATCGGTAA